The sequence below is a genomic window from Ipomoea triloba cultivar NCNSP0323 chromosome 2, ASM357664v1.
GTTTTGTTCTGAGCTTGCCCAAATGTGTCAAATATCTGGCATGGTAATTTTGATTTCTGCTGTGCTTTCTGGGGGATTAGTTCTCTTCTAATTTCCTACTGATCACTTTAATGTACTGCTTTTCTGTTTTTGAAGAACTTCAATCCAAATCCTGTTCTACCACCAATTACTGCACGCCCAGACCAGGTTGAGAGAGCACTGAAAGCTCGATATCATGATGCCATGACAAAGCTACAGGGGAGGGAGCTTGATCTTCTGATTGTTATCCTTCCTGACAATAATGGGTCTCTCTATGGTATAAGCATTGTTTCTGTGATCAAGTTATTGTCGTTCTCCTTGGGTGTGTTCTTGctgagttcttttttttttttttttttttttaggtgattTGAAGAGGATTTGTGAGACAGACCTTGGAATTGTGTCACAATGCTGTTTGACCAAGCATGTGTTCAAAATGAGCAAACAATACCTTGCCAATGTTTCATTGAAAATCAACGTCAAAGTTGGAGGGAGGAATACTGTGCTTGTGGATGCACTATCTAGGCGCATTCCCCTTGTCAGTGATCGGCCAACTATTATTTTTGGTGCTGATGTTACACATCCTCATCCCGGGGAAGATTCAAGCCCATCTATTGCCGCTGTAAGTTGCTGATGATTTATATGATACTAAAGGAATAATCTGTTACTTAATTATTTACTGTTATTTTTGTCTTTCCAGGTTGTTGCTTCTCAGGATTGGCCTGAGATTACAAAGTATGCCGGCCTAGTTTCTGCACAAGCACACAGGCAAGAGCTCATTGAAGATCTGTTCAAATCTTGGCAAGACCCTGTTAGGGGGAATGTTACTGGTGGCATGATCAAGTATGGTGCTCTGTTTCATgaatttgttttgtattttaagTTCTAGGCAGCTGCCTTTTTTCTTGTTGCTGATCtttatttgctttttttttttttgttttttgttttttttgtcgTTCAGAGAATTGCTTATATCCTTCCGCAGAGCAACTGGACAGAAGCCACAGAGAATCATTTTCTATAGGTATTTTCAGCTAGTTGgctaatgtaaaaaaaaaagtaataattttttattgccTCTCCCACTCTTTTTCTCCCTAAATGTTCCTTCTGCTTTTAGGGATGGGGTCAGCGAGGGACAGTTCTATCAAGTACTTCTCTTTGAACTTGATGCGATTCGCAAGGTATGCCTCTGTTGTGCTTGGTGTGCCTGTGTTCTCTTTACATTTCTCTCTCTTAGAAGATAACAGAGTGGGAATTTCCCTATTTCATTCATCATGGAACTAATCACTGACCTTATTTCAGGCATGTGCATCACTGGAACCCAACTATCAGCCCCCAGTTACCTTTGTTGTCGTTCAGAAACGGCACCATACTAGGTTGTTTGCTAACAACCACAATGACCGAAATGCAGTTGATAGGAGTGGTAACATCTTGCCTGGTTAGTATCCTACCCAAATCTAAGGACATTTGAATTTCTTTTCTAGTTATATGTTGTGTTTCTTATTAGTATTTTTTGCTGCATATTTCACAGGTACCGTTGTTGATTCAAAAATCTGCCATCCTACTGAGTTTGACTTTTACCTGTGTAGCCATGCTGGTATACAGGTAAACAATGCATGTAACTTGTGGGCAAGTAGGATCTTATTCATTAAAATTAGGATCAcatgagaaaacaaaaaatacatctAATTTCCTAACTGCTTGGTCTTTGCCACACAGGGTACAAGTCGTCCAGCACATTATCATGTCTTGTGGGATGAAAATAATTTTACTGCTGATGGACTTCAGTCACTAACCAATAATCTCTGTTACACGTAAGTGAATTTCCCTTAGTCGTCATTAGGGCAATGAGCTCAGTGACTAGAATATCATGTATTTGTTCTAATCCTACTATTTTGGTTTTTACATTTTCAGATATGCAAGGTGCACCCGTTCTGTGTCAATTGGTATGCCTTTCTTTCTCAATTTCTTGTGTTATTTTAGATTGGACATATACAACTCATAAAGATTGGACATATACAACTCATAAAGATTGGACATAACAATTAGAGATATTTTGCAGTTCCCCCTGCATACTACGCACATTTGGCAGCCTTCCGAGCTAGGTTCTATATGGAGCCGGAAACTTCTGACAGTGGTTCAATGACAAGTGGTGCTGCTGCTGGCCGTGGTGGAGGTGGTGCTGCTGCTGGGAGGAACACCCGGGCACCGGGGGCAGCTAATGCTGTTGTGAGGCCGTTGCCTGCTCTCAAGGACAATGTGAAAAAAGTGATGTTTTATTGTTAGATGACATGTCTGGAGCTAGGCTATGAACTATCTTTATTTCAGTTGTACTTGTTGGTTGGATGTGGTTGGCATGCGACTCCTTGTTTgttgtcttttaatttgttttcaatGACTCTGATTCGACTCTAAGATGATGCTCTGTGTGATTTATAAGATTGGTGTGCTTTGTTTAAGTGATTCTATCTTTATTAATTACTCTGTATTATGCTAGTTCATTTACTGTTTTACGGCCTAATGtctaaatttgtgaattttCTATTTGTTGGTATGGAGAGATCCATTCTTTTCTTACTATATTGCTGGTTTTGGCATacgaaatattttaaaaagccCATTTGATTAGTGGAATTGAACTCTTttctgtattattattattattatttgaaaacgAACTCTTTTCTTCATTAGTTccttaaaattgtaaaattttcatGTTCCGGTGGTGAGAAATTTTATTCTAGAGTTCCAATTCTTAAAATacgagaaattaaaattttgattctagtttttttccaaactaaataattaaatataaaatttgctTTTGTTCCCTCCGGCCTCCGCTATACCGCTTTATAAAATTTGCTTTTGTTCCATAATGTCCTCCCTACAAAGGGAGCTCTAGTTCGGCGTGGGGTTGATCTGGATAATGCATGTCCGTTATGTTCTCAAGCTTCAGAGTCGCTTCATCACTTGCTTTTCGTTTGCCCTCAGGTTTCTGCTTTATGGATTGATTTAATGAGACCTATGGATGATAGTGTGGTGTTTGCGATGTGGCTGGATGATGTGATTACAGCTGGTCCTATGGTGAAGGTTCTACGTTGTGTGGCAAACTGTTGGTGTATATGGAGGGGAAGAAATGATTTGGTTTGGGGTGGCAAGTCATGGCAGCCTCTACGGATAAAAAATGAGGTTAGTCACCTTTTGGAAAGTTGGAAATGCATGATGTCTACTGCTGTTATGGCGAATGCTCAGTCCATGCAGTCGGTGAGTGCACATGGCTCTATTGAAGGTGTGCTTAATATATATGTGGATGCTGCAGTTTTCCCTAATTCTAATCAGGCTTATTATGGCATTGTCATTACAGATTACACGGGTGATTTTTTTGCTGCAAAAAATGGTAACTTTCACTGTCACAATGATGTTCATCTAGCTGAATCAATGGCGGTGAAGGAGGCCTTGTCGTGGGCTAAAGATAGAGCGTGGTTGAAAATCAGGGTCTTGTCAGATTGTCAGTCAGTGTGCAACCTTATTAATGGGTCTTCATTGGATCACTCTTACGCTGGCTGTGTGATTGATGACTGCAAAGCACTTCAACGACACTTTGAAGTAGTGTCCATTGGTTTTATTCCTAGATCAGTGAACAAGCTTGCCCATGCTGTTGCTAGGGCTGCTAGTTCTCAACCTGGTCCTAATGTTTGGTTTTCTTCTATTCCCAGTTGTATTTCTCATTTGGTTTAATAAAGTTTCGATgttccttttcaaaaaaaaaataatgttggaTGTGAACAAGTGAAGAACGATGAGATTACGAGAGGAAGTAATTATTATGCACTAATATGTTATTCCAATTCTCAATCACAGAGTAGTGGAATGAATGTAAATAAGAGGATTGAGTGCGAGAAGGGGTGGGGTAAAATTGTAGGgtgaaagaaaagaataaatCCTTGTCCATCCATAGAAACAAAATACTTTTTTGAAGAATGGGAAAAGGCAAATCACACAGCATAAGATTAATTGGGTTCCATCACAGAGTAGAGGaattcttttctttaatttgtgtcAATTTGTTGTCTGCTTCCCCACACTAAGCACCAAGGAATGTTCTTTATCTTCCTTGTGCGGTCTCTCATTGGCTGGCTGCCATGAAAGTAGTTGCTTCAAGTGCTATCAACTCCCTCCTCCCTCCCTATATAAACCATCCTACCTTCATTGGTCAAAATGCAGAATTCTTGAAGAAAGTAAAAAAGCCTGCATTTTTTGTTAATACTAGACAGGTTTTATCATATCATTACAGTTTGAAAATGGCTTCTTCTTCAACTGTGGTAAGTGGCATGCCTGATGCCTTGAAACAGAGCCGATATCATATGAAGAGATGCTTTGCCAGGTGCCTTAGCTTTTCTCAATCATTTTGAATAAGTAGCTAGAGCTAGGGTGGGTTTTATCATGCATGCAAAATGGACAGGatgggagtttttttttttttttttttatttaaaaaattatcacagtagtatttatttatttagagtgGTGAAACTCTGATCTCACATGAAATTGAATGAAGGTTCACCGGAGCAGGAAAGCGGGTGATGAAGTTGAAACATCTAACAGAAGAGATTGAGCAAACAATAGAGGATAAAGCAGAAAGAAGCAAAGTTTTTGAGGGCACACTGGGGCAGATTATGAGTTCCACACAGGAGGCAGCCGTTGTGCCCCCTTATGTTGCTTTTGCAGTGAGACACAACCCTGGATGTTGGGACTACTTTAAAGTTAATGCAGGGAACTTGGGCGTGGAAGGAATCAGTGCGAAAGAATATCTGATTTTCAAGGAATTGGTATTTGATGAAAActggtatgtatgtatgtatgtatgtttagTTTTCCTAGATTCTAATATACTTATATTACTTCATGTGTGTAGTCTAGTGGGTCGCAATGCAAAGAATTGAATGTTGATGACTTTGAGGCTCCTTCCTTCATTGCAGGGCAAAGGATGAAAATTCGGTGGAAGTTGATTTTGGGGCATTTGACTACTCTAATCCTCGTTTAGCCCTTTCTACTTCTATTGGAAAAGGTCTCAACTTCATCTCAAAATTCATGACTTCCAAGTTTGGTGGAAATCTTGAGGACGCAAAGCCTTTGCTGGACTATCTTCTAGCTCTTAATTATCACGGAGAGGTTAGTTACTATAcgttggaatataatatattaaagataaGGCTGATGATATGATCGATCAGAATTCAGAAAGATGCATGCTTGGTTTTGCAGAAGCTTATGATCAATGAGACTCTTGATACGGTTGCAAAGCTTCAAAAGGCATTGATTGTGACTGAAGTATATGTATCTGCTCTACCAAAAGACACGCCTTACAAAGACTTTGAGCACAAGTaatttatatactttttcaaacggctaaataaataaagaatgcaATAATTTGTGGGAATTGAAATGTATGCAGGGTGAGAGAATGGGGTTTCGAGAAAGGATGGGGGGAGAATGCAGAGAGAGTGAGGGAGACAATGAGGCTACTCTCTGAGATACTCCAAGCCCCAGATCCCATCAATACAGAATCCTTCTTCAGCAGGCTGCCGGCCGTATTCAACATTGTTATCTTATCAATTCATGGCTACTTTGGCCAAGCTGATGTTCTTGGATTGCCTGATACTGGAGGCCAGGTGGTTTATATTCTGGATCAAGTAAGAGCCTTGGAGGAAGAAATGCTGCTAAGAATTAAGCAGCAAGGCTTGAATGTGAAGCCCCAGATTGTGGTGGTAAGtatcatctatctatctattCAGTATATATGACTGACAGCTTAGCTTCTGAAACAACCAACTAATTAACTAACATCTGAATAAGAGATCGAATTAACATTATAATGTTGTGCAGGTAACTCGGCTTATACCAGATGCGCGAGGGACAAATTGTGATAAGGAGATGGAGCCTATTCTCAACACAACACATTCTCATATTCTTCGGGTTCCATTCAGAACAGACGACGGAGGGATTCTGCAGCAATGGGTTTCTAGATTTGATATTTATCCATACTTAGAGAGGTTTTCTCAGGTCAGTACAGTCAGACGTGCTTAGCTGAGTTAGTTGTGTGGCTAGCTCGATAGGGTCTTATATAATTCTGAATCAATCTGGGCGGGGTGCACGCAGGATGCTACTGCCAAGATTGTTGAGGTGATGGAAGGCAAGCCAGATCTCATCATTGGGAACTACACTGATGGAAACTTGGTTGCATCTCTCATGTCTAGCAAGCTTGGAGTAACACAGGTTGGTTTAGTGATCGAGTCAgtcatttttaattgtttattaggCCAGGCCATCCAGGGTGTGATGATCCATTATCATATCATTTGGTAGGCAACAATTGCTCATGCACTGGAGAAAACTAAATATGAAGACTCTGATGCCCAGTGGAAAGCCCTTGATCCAAAGTACCACTTTTCTTGCCAATTCACAGCAGACTTGATAGCTATGAATGCAGCTGATTTCGTTATTGCCAGCACCTATCAAGAAATCGCgggaaggtatatatatatatatatgtccttaATTAATTGATGATGAGCCAATGCAATGCAAAATTAACTGAACTAATCTCTTAATTGGTTGTTGCAGCAAAAGTAGGGCTGGACAATATGAGAGCCATGCGGCCTTCACAATGCCAGGGCTGTGCAGAGTTGTTTCTGGCATCAATGTATTTGACCCAAAGTTCAACATTGTGGCACCAGGAGCAGACCAGTCTGTGTACTTTCCATTCGCAGATAAAGACAACAGATTCACCTCATTTGTTCCTGCCATTCAGGAATTACTTTACAGCAATAATGGTGAACACATGTATGTGATCCACTTATATATCCATCtagctaattatatatatagattctaattctttaattatttccaATTAACAATATGATATGGGATGACAGTGGATTCCTAGCAGACAAGAAGAAACCAATCATCTTCTCAATGGCGCGGCTAGACACAGTGAAGAATCTTACAGGATTGACTGAATGGTTTGGGAAGAACAAGAGGCTGAGAGAGTTAGTAAACCTTGTGATTGTGGGGGCATTTTTTGACCCTTCAAAATCCAAGGACAGAGAAGAAGCTGCAGAAATCAGGAAGATGCACGATTTAATAGAAAAGTACCAGCTGAAGGGACAAATGAGATGGATAGCAGCTCAAACAGACAGAAAAAGAAACAGTGAACTATACAGAATGGTTGCAGACACCAAGGGGGCTTTCATACAGCCTGCTTTGTATGAAGCTTTCGGGCTCACAGTCATTGAAGCAATGAACTGTGGACTGCCCACCTTCGCCACCAATCAAGGAGGGCCTGCCGAGATAATTGTTGACGGCGTCTCAGGCTTTCACATTGATCCTTACAATGGTGAAGACTCCAGCAATAAGATTGCTGACTTCTTTGAAAAGTGCAAGTCAGATGGCAGATATTGGAACAAGATTTCCCTGGGAGCTCTCAAGCGCATAAACGAATggtacgtgtatatatatatatgtagtagctagctagctaggtaaccaataatataattttcctttaatttgcaGTTTTACATGGAAGATTTATGCCAACAAAGTGTTGAACATGGGAGCCATGTATGGATGCTGGAGGGAGATGCACTCAGGGCAAAAACTTGCAAAGCGCCGATACCTTGAGCTATTCTACAATCTGCACATGAggaaattggtaattaattaattaattaattttcatgtacacacatacatacatgatacatactatatattgttaattttttattgtcaCGTACTATTGTCAGGCCAAGAATGTAGGAGTAGAGGAGGGGGCAGCTGCACCAACTGAAACAATAATTCCGCCGGGGAAACTGCCGCCGCCGACGACAGATGATGCAAAACCCAAAGTGCCGGAGCCAAAACCACAGCCCAACTTAACTGATGTAAGGAATGATAACGCAGCTGATGTAGCACCGCCGGCGAGGAGTAGTTTTACAACATCATGTGCATGCAGCATGCTGTGCTTATGCATCTCTGCTTCTGTCATTCTATATGCCTTGGTCAAAATATATCGTTTGGTGGAATGAAGAAATTGATCCATAACCACACCAAATTAGAGTGACCCACCACTTCCGATCCTACCTTATAttcaaattcatatatatgatgaattaaTGACACATAATCATTCATGTACCCTGGCCCCGCAATAATAAAAAtggtttatatttttatatatggatACCATCTTACATATAGATCAGTTATTCAAACCCAACCATTACATTATTGAGCTTCATCCAGCCTTGAAACCAGCcaggtaaaaattaaatataaggagtaataattaatactccttaattaatattaacaaccAGCCGTTAGTACATAAACATAACCTTAATGACTGTACTAACGACAtatatctatacatatatatgtagaaTTGAACATTGAATAAAATCAACAAataaccaaattaaagcattacATGCAAACAAACATATATGAACCCGTCCATCCAGGCAGAAGTTGCAAAACCGGCCTAGTCGTGGATACAttatactttcttcccaaaagaaAGTAtacttattataaaattatgaggGTAGGGTAGGGTAGAGTAGCAAGCCAATAATTAAAAGGTAGGATATGGACCGCGCCGGTATTAATATGTGTATGCGATATAGGTAGGGATGGAGATCATATCAAACCCATTGAACTTTGTCCCTGCAGAACTTGAATACGCTCCCATGTTGCTGAACACAAGCAAATCATGCAGCTGTAGCTCTGGCAACTTAATCTCCGCCGTCACTTGGTCCAGAGAATCACAGGACGGCCCATAAATCACGGACGGCCATATCACTGAGGACTCCTCCGAAGTGCAGAATGCGGGTTTTATTGTGACGAAAGATGAGTTGTACAACGTTGGCCTAAACGACCCGTAGATTCCATCGTCTATCCAGTACTCCCTCTTCTCCCCCCGGGCGCGGATCCCGATCACGTGCGCCGCAAGCGTGAACGGCGTCTCCGCGAAGTACCTTCCCGGCTCCGCTATCACCGTCACCGCCATTTCTTTAGGGAAGTAATCTTCGATGGCTTCTTTGATGGTGTCTGAGATACGTTGGAATAGCGGCTGCGTGGCCCTGAATCCGCCGCCGATGTTGAGCACGTGCATAGGAGGCATCTCCAGCTCAGCAGCCTTATTGAACACCGTCCTAGCTGCCGCGATTGCGGAGAGGTAGATGGTGGGGTCTTGGGCTATGGACCCCACGTGGAACGACACTCCTGCCACGTGGAGCCCGGCTAGGGCCGCATATCGAAGCAGCCCTTCCACTTCCTCCGGCAACACTCCGAACTTCTTCCCAAGTGGGCGCAGAGAGCCGCCGCCGTCATTGGGCGCCTTGATCCGCAGCAACAGCTTGCATTTCGGATgccatttctttattttctcaaGCTCCGCCATGGAGTCAAAGGTGGTAAGGTTGACGCCCACCGTGGCGGCATATCTGATATGCGCGGCGGCCTTGCATGGATTGGCATAAATGATGCGGTCAGGGCGAACGCCCAGAGCCAAGACTGTTTGAATCTCGCCTTGGCTAGCACAGTCGAAATTGGCACCCATCCTGGCTAAGGCAGCAAGAAAAGCAGGTTCGCTGTTACATTTCACTGCATAAAAGGGCTTCACCTGTGGAAGACAATGCTTCCATTTATCCATCACCCTTTCAAGAGCCCCCAAGTCCATGACGTAGAAAGGCTGTCCCCCATTTTCTTCATTCCCCGCTGCCGCAGCAATCGATTTTATCAGCTCCATCATCCCATCTCTGGGAATCTTCTCAACATTTCTTGCATCTATCTGCAAATTTGCACCAACCATTCTTGATCGATCAGATAATCGATCCAACACAACtaacttttattatatatttatttatgtgaagaatatatatatatatataatataagatatATGCATGCAGCGAGTTGTACTGTGCCTTAATTAGTTTGTGAAAAAAGGTATTTTTCTTATGTTCTTTATATAATGTTGCAAACATGCATACCCAGTACGAACCaacaatatattataataataattctgaTAAATGCATTTAAAGAGCATGCATGCATACTGCATATATGATGTGATATGAATTATGATGCACACTACGTACATCCAACAGTAAATTTGAGGACCTGTCTTTGTCATGTAcagtaataatatattttattcatgCCAGTCATGCTCTTTTGATGCTATATTACTGtcatctatatattatatagcgcGCAGATATATAGATGTTGTCTATTGATCGATTATATTTGCTAAATCTTGTActcatttgtttttttgttttgagggTGAGTAGCATTACTAATTATATAAAAGACATTCAAAATTTATGATTTCAAAGTGCTCcatttatatttaacaattttgttaggaatttggtaaatatagctattttaatttgatgatatTTGAATTGATATTTAACAAGTTTGttaagaatttggtaaatatagCTATTACGGTGATAACAAGGAGAAAACTTTCATCTGAACCAAGTAATAGTCTTACCAACtggagtgtatatatatgtgtgtgtgtgtgtaattgaaGTATACAGTAtagtttatgtatatttaaaaaaagtatgAATCAGCAAATAATTTTGTTGAACTATAATCTTAGAACTACtgcaagtgtttttttttttggatttaccAGAAATATATTTACATGCTTAGGTACAAGTTTCatcctttttaatttattacctTGCACACTAAGGTTTAGGTATGGGCacaattgttatacagtggaccatgtTTCAAACATCCTTGTGTTGATCATGATTGTCGAATTAAactgtaatagaattaaaatgatactttagtgtatgttattataatgaaactagtgtgtgtgaaaaataaaactaaaaaatatagcACATTactgtcaaatgaaactgtagtataattaaaatgatattttagtattgctataatgaaactagtgtgcgtgaaaaatgaaactaaaatctagagtcatacaataacatcAAATGACTTGAAATGCAATTAAAACAATACttcaacattactataattaaattagtgtgtatggaaaatataaaaaataaagctcaagcaataattatattatcaaatgaaattataatagaattaaaatgatactttaatattgttataattaaactagtgtgaagaaaaaatgaaactgaaaaacataataatattgacaaataaattgaaatgttaTTAGAATGATATAAACTTTATGATCCACGGGGTTTTGACAAAAATACGAAAGAATCAATTTCTTTTGACAAAAAAACGAACGAAAATTTTGTTTGACAAGATTGCGAAAACCGCATTTCCCAAATGCGGTTGAGTTTAAAATACTTGTTTTAAATACGAAACTTAAACGCATTTCGGAAATGCGTATGGTTTTAAATACGAAACTTAAACGCATTTCGGAAATGCGTATGATGTATAAAACACGTCATACGCATTTCCGAAATGCGAAtgaacttaaaattttttattttttatttttaaaaaatgttggcCTTCTCCGGCGAAGGAGAAGGCAACCCAACTGGGTCGCCTTCACCTTCGCCGGAGAAGgccaaaagtttttttttttttcttcttcttttttaagttCATATTGTCGCCTGTTGGGTTGCCTTCTCCTtcgccggagaaggcaaccatttggtcgccttctccggcgacGAAGAAGGCAACCCAACTGGGTCGCCTTCTCCTTCGCCGGAGAAGGccacaagttttttttttttttttctttttttaatttttttttattttttttaaagttcattTGCATTTCGGAAATGCGCATGACGTATAAAGACGTATTTTATACGTCATACGCATTTCCGAAATGCGTTTAAGTTT
It includes:
- the LOC116009928 gene encoding sucrose synthase 7-like, which codes for MKVVASSAINSLLPPYINHPTFIGQNAEFLKKVKKPAFFVNTRQVLSYHYSLKMASSSTVVSGMPDALKQSRYHMKRCFARFTGAGKRVMKLKHLTEEIEQTIEDKAERSKVFEGTLGQIMSSTQEAAVVPPYVAFAVRHNPGCWDYFKVNAGNLGVEGISAKEYLIFKELVFDENWAKDENSVEVDFGAFDYSNPRLALSTSIGKGLNFISKFMTSKFGGNLEDAKPLLDYLLALNYHGEKLMINETLDTVAKLQKALIVTEVYVSALPKDTPYKDFEHKVREWGFEKGWGENAERVRETMRLLSEILQAPDPINTESFFSRLPAVFNIVILSIHGYFGQADVLGLPDTGGQVVYILDQVRALEEEMLLRIKQQGLNVKPQIVVVTRLIPDARGTNCDKEMEPILNTTHSHILRVPFRTDDGGILQQWVSRFDIYPYLERFSQDATAKIVEVMEGKPDLIIGNYTDGNLVASLMSSKLGVTQATIAHALEKTKYEDSDAQWKALDPKYHFSCQFTADLIAMNAADFVIASTYQEIAGSKSRAGQYESHAAFTMPGLCRVVSGINVFDPKFNIVAPGADQSVYFPFADKDNRFTSFVPAIQELLYSNNGEHIGFLADKKKPIIFSMARLDTVKNLTGLTEWFGKNKRLRELVNLVIVGAFFDPSKSKDREEAAEIRKMHDLIEKYQLKGQMRWIAAQTDRKRNSELYRMVADTKGAFIQPALYEAFGLTVIEAMNCGLPTFATNQGGPAEIIVDGVSGFHIDPYNGEDSSNKIADFFEKCKSDGRYWNKISLGALKRINECFTWKIYANKVLNMGAMYGCWREMHSGQKLAKRRYLELFYNLHMRKLAKNVGVEEGAAAPTETIIPPGKLPPPTTDDAKPKVPEPKPQPNLTDVRNDNAADVAPPARSSFTTSCACSMLCLCISASVILYALVKIYRLVE
- the LOC116009931 gene encoding uncharacterized protein LOC116009931, encoding MHDVYCCYGECSVHAVDYTGDFFAAKNGNFHCHNDVHLAESMAVKEALSWAKDRAWLKIRVLSDCQSVCNLINGSSLDHSYAGCVIDDCKALQRHFEVVSIGFIPRSVNKLAHAVARAASSQPGPNVWFSSIPSCISHLV
- the LOC116009929 gene encoding ornithine decarboxylase-like isoform X2, which codes for MMELIKSIAAAAGNEENGGQPFYVMDLGALERVMDKWKHCLPQVKPFYAVKCNSEPAFLAALARMGANFDCASQGEIQTVLALGVRPDRIIYANPCKAAAHIRYAATVGVNLTTFDSMAELEKIKKWHPKCKLLLRIKAPNDGGGSLRPLGKKFGVLPEEVEGLLRYAALAGLHVAGVSFHVGSIAQDPTIYLSAIAAARTVFNKAAELEMPPMHVLNIGGGFRATQPLFQRISDTIKEAIEDYFPKEMAVTVIAEPGRYFAETPFTLAAHVIGIRARGEKREYWIDDGIYGSFRPTLYNSSFVTIKPAFCTSEESSVIWPSVIYGPSCDSLDQVTAEIKLPELQLHDLLVFSNMGAYSSSAGTKFNGFDMISIPTYIAYTY
- the LOC116009929 gene encoding ornithine decarboxylase-like isoform X1, producing MAHHHSIALATLGLTKPNQIQHLQIDARNVEKIPRDGMMELIKSIAAAAGNEENGGQPFYVMDLGALERVMDKWKHCLPQVKPFYAVKCNSEPAFLAALARMGANFDCASQGEIQTVLALGVRPDRIIYANPCKAAAHIRYAATVGVNLTTFDSMAELEKIKKWHPKCKLLLRIKAPNDGGGSLRPLGKKFGVLPEEVEGLLRYAALAGLHVAGVSFHVGSIAQDPTIYLSAIAAARTVFNKAAELEMPPMHVLNIGGGFRATQPLFQRISDTIKEAIEDYFPKEMAVTVIAEPGRYFAETPFTLAAHVIGIRARGEKREYWIDDGIYGSFRPTLYNSSFVTIKPAFCTSEESSVIWPSVIYGPSCDSLDQVTAEIKLPELQLHDLLVFSNMGAYSSSAGTKFNGFDMISIPTYIAYTY